One window of the Streptomyces sp. TS71-3 genome contains the following:
- a CDS encoding methyltransferase domain-containing protein: protein MGLGDVHDLPLADGTADRARTDRVLQHVADPARALREIHRALRPGGRLVIGEPDWDTLAVDHPDSDLSRAYTRYVTDEVIRNARIGRQLPRLATDAGFAVPTVIPITPVFRGTQAADKILGLERTTRRATAGGYLTEEAAGRWLDHLRTGPFLAAVTFYVIVAES from the coding sequence GTGGGGCTCGGCGACGTCCACGACCTGCCGCTGGCGGACGGCACCGCGGACCGCGCCCGCACCGACCGGGTACTGCAACACGTCGCCGATCCCGCCCGAGCGCTCCGGGAGATCCACCGCGCGCTACGACCCGGCGGGCGACTCGTCATCGGCGAGCCGGACTGGGACACCCTGGCCGTCGACCACCCGGACAGCGACCTCTCGCGCGCCTACACCCGGTACGTCACGGACGAGGTCATCCGCAACGCCCGCATCGGCAGGCAGCTCCCACGCCTGGCGACGGACGCCGGATTCGCGGTGCCTACGGTCATCCCGATCACCCCCGTGTTCCGGGGCACCCAGGCCGCCGACAAGATCCTCGGACTGGAGCGCACCACGCGGCGCGCCACGGCCGGCGGATACCTCACCGAGGAAGCGGCCGGACGGTGGCTGGACCACCTGCGCACCGGGCCCTTCCTCGCGGCGGTGACGTTCTACGTCATCGTGGCCGAGTCATAG
- a CDS encoding MarR family winged helix-turn-helix transcriptional regulator codes for MTRPLDPAETAHWTAWKRAHETVLEAIGEEIRQAAGISVADFSILSRVIENGGGRMPQHELGAMLGWKRARLSRQLTRMAERGLLRREPGTGRQQLIAVTPQGDSALAAARPAHARAVRRTLLRLTAASGGSGFWETVHEIAAGTRETAQPPQARASAPDTQDD; via the coding sequence ATGACCCGCCCCCTCGACCCGGCCGAGACAGCGCACTGGACCGCCTGGAAGCGCGCTCACGAGACCGTGCTTGAGGCCATCGGGGAGGAGATCCGCCAGGCCGCGGGCATCTCGGTGGCCGACTTCTCCATCCTGTCCCGCGTCATCGAGAACGGCGGGGGACGCATGCCCCAGCACGAACTGGGCGCCATGCTCGGCTGGAAGCGCGCCCGCCTCTCCCGCCAGCTGACCCGCATGGCCGAACGGGGCCTCCTGCGACGCGAACCAGGGACCGGCCGGCAGCAGCTCATCGCCGTCACGCCCCAGGGCGACTCCGCCTTGGCCGCCGCACGCCCGGCGCACGCCCGAGCGGTCCGCCGCACGCTGCTGCGGCTCACCGCCGCGTCCGGCGGCAGCGGATTCTGGGAGACGGTCCACGAGATCGCCGCCGGCACCCGGGAGACCGCACAGCCGCCACAGGCCCGAGCCAGCGCCCCGGACACTCAGGACGATTGA
- a CDS encoding SDR family NAD(P)-dependent oxidoreductase: MTTSSVAATSGGSSVLITGGSSGIGLGLARRYHAAGHRVMITGRDPERLASVAGRVPGIESFANDIGAPRSRRRLADHVRQVMPELDVLINNAGIQRRVGIASDRSGWAEAQNEIDVLLAAPVHLGRLLTPLMLAHGRPSVLVNVTSGGAFFPQPFAPVYSAAKAALHSYTVNQRHALKATSCRVVELIPPAVATGLAGPGQAHGADPDEFCDAVFPLLDGSHAAVGFGPTASPGFAEQQAAQQRTFDEMSTRFAVPVYRADGTVGV, encoded by the coding sequence ATGACAACATCAAGCGTGGCGGCAACGTCAGGAGGGTCATCCGTTCTGATCACCGGCGGCAGCTCGGGCATCGGCCTCGGCCTGGCCCGGCGCTACCACGCGGCCGGGCACCGCGTCATGATCACCGGACGCGACCCCGAGCGGCTCGCGTCGGTGGCGGGCCGCGTGCCCGGCATCGAGAGCTTCGCCAACGACATCGGAGCCCCGCGGAGCCGCCGGCGCCTCGCCGACCACGTCCGGCAGGTCATGCCCGAGCTGGACGTGCTGATCAACAACGCCGGGATCCAGCGGCGGGTGGGCATCGCCTCGGACCGCTCCGGCTGGGCCGAGGCGCAGAACGAGATCGACGTCCTGCTGGCCGCGCCGGTCCACCTCGGGCGGCTGCTCACCCCGCTGATGCTCGCCCACGGCCGCCCCAGCGTGCTGGTCAACGTCACCTCGGGCGGAGCGTTCTTCCCCCAGCCCTTCGCCCCCGTCTACAGCGCCGCCAAGGCAGCCCTGCACAGCTACACCGTCAACCAGCGCCACGCGCTCAAGGCCACCTCGTGCCGGGTGGTGGAGCTGATCCCGCCGGCCGTGGCCACCGGCCTCGCCGGTCCCGGCCAGGCGCACGGCGCCGACCCGGACGAGTTCTGCGACGCCGTCTTCCCCTTGCTGGACGGCTCGCACGCGGCGGTCGGCTTCGGGCCGACCGCGTCCCCCGGCTTCGCCGAGCAGCAGGCCGCCCAGCAGCGCACGTTCGACGAGATGTCCACGCGGTTCGCGGTGCCGGTCTACCGGGCCGACGGCACGGTGGGGGTGTGA
- a CDS encoding PhzF family phenazine biosynthesis protein, which yields MTTTRTTATPAASAPEAGALPSDVLRYTAFSDDPAGGNPAGVVLDASGLDDAAMLAVAAEVGYSETAFLTAAPQEPGAAPAEGASQAEDGGGARAFTVRYFSPKAEVSFCGHATVASAVALAERIGPGEVLFRTQAGPVPVSVTAGSAGTAPFATLTSVEPHVTDAADDDVAEALAALDWRRDELDAALPPRIAYAGARHLVLAAASRARLADLAYGFDRLAALMHRLDLTTVQLVWRESETVFHVRDPFPVGGVVEDPATGAAAAAFGAYLRDLGLVGPDARLTLHQGHDLGRPSTLTVELRAGDPRVRVSGTAVAIG from the coding sequence ATGACGACGACCCGGACCACCGCCACCCCTGCCGCGAGCGCCCCCGAAGCGGGCGCCCTGCCGTCCGATGTCCTGCGGTACACCGCCTTCTCCGACGACCCGGCCGGGGGCAACCCCGCGGGCGTCGTGCTCGACGCGAGCGGTCTCGACGACGCCGCGATGCTCGCCGTGGCCGCGGAGGTCGGCTACTCGGAGACGGCGTTCCTGACGGCGGCGCCGCAGGAGCCGGGGGCGGCGCCGGCGGAGGGCGCGTCTCAGGCGGAGGACGGCGGGGGCGCGCGGGCGTTCACCGTGCGGTACTTCAGCCCGAAGGCCGAGGTGTCGTTCTGCGGTCACGCCACCGTCGCGTCGGCCGTCGCGCTCGCCGAGCGGATCGGCCCGGGCGAGGTGCTCTTCAGGACCCAGGCGGGCCCCGTACCGGTGTCCGTCACGGCCGGCTCCGCGGGTACCGCCCCGTTCGCCACGCTGACCAGCGTCGAGCCGCACGTCACCGACGCCGCGGACGACGACGTCGCCGAGGCCCTGGCCGCCCTGGACTGGCGCCGCGACGAGCTGGACGCCGCCCTGCCCCCGCGCATCGCGTACGCGGGCGCCCGCCACCTCGTCCTGGCCGCCGCGAGCCGCGCCCGCCTCGCCGACCTCGCCTACGGCTTCGACCGCCTCGCGGCCCTGATGCACCGCCTTGACCTGACGACCGTGCAGCTCGTCTGGCGCGAGTCGGAGACGGTCTTCCACGTCCGGGACCCGTTCCCGGTGGGCGGCGTGGTGGAGGACCCGGCCACGGGCGCGGCCGCCGCGGCCTTCGGCGCCTACCTGCGCGACCTCGGCCTTGTCGGCCCGGACGCCCGCCTCACCCTCCACCAGGGCCACGACCTCGGCCGCCCGTCCACGCTGACGGTGGAGCTGCGCGCCGGGGACCCCCGAGTGCGGGTGAGCGGCACGGCGGTGGCGATCGGCTGA
- a CDS encoding carbohydrate ABC transporter permease, with protein MGARVSERLSGGVVQVFLIVVGLFWLMPTIGLLLSSLRNPVDMAQSGWWTVFSAPSKLTFDSYRNLLENSVITDSLVNSLLITVPATLLVVVIGSLAGYAFAWMDFPGRDWWFVAVVGLLVVPVQVALLPIAKLFGAIGIFGSLVGVILFHVGFGLPFAVFLLRNFFAEIPKELLEAARLDGAGEIRLFFRVVMPLGGPAIASLGIFQFLWVWNDMLVALIFSNSDSQPITVALQTQVRQFGNNVDVLAPGAFISMVIPLAVFFAFQRQFVSGVMAGAVK; from the coding sequence CTGGGCGCGCGGGTCTCGGAGCGCCTCAGCGGGGGCGTGGTCCAGGTCTTCCTGATCGTCGTCGGCCTGTTCTGGCTGATGCCGACGATCGGGCTGCTGCTGTCCTCCCTGCGCAACCCGGTGGACATGGCGCAGAGCGGCTGGTGGACGGTCTTCAGCGCGCCGTCGAAGCTCACCTTCGACAGCTACCGGAACCTGCTGGAGAACTCCGTCATCACCGACTCCCTGGTGAACTCCCTCCTCATCACCGTGCCGGCGACCCTGCTGGTCGTGGTGATCGGATCCCTGGCGGGCTACGCGTTCGCCTGGATGGACTTCCCGGGGCGCGACTGGTGGTTCGTCGCGGTGGTCGGCCTGCTGGTGGTGCCGGTGCAGGTGGCGCTGCTGCCGATCGCCAAGCTGTTCGGCGCGATCGGCATCTTCGGGTCGCTGGTCGGCGTGATCCTCTTCCATGTCGGCTTCGGACTGCCGTTCGCGGTCTTCCTGCTGCGGAACTTCTTCGCGGAGATCCCGAAGGAGCTGCTGGAGGCGGCCCGGCTGGACGGCGCGGGTGAGATCCGGCTGTTCTTCCGGGTCGTGATGCCGCTCGGCGGCCCGGCGATCGCGTCGCTGGGCATCTTCCAGTTCCTGTGGGTCTGGAACGACATGCTGGTCGCGCTGATCTTCTCCAACTCGGACAGCCAGCCGATCACGGTGGCCCTCCAGACGCAGGTCCGCCAGTTCGGCAACAACGTGGACGTCCTGGCACCGGGCGCGTTCATCTCGATGGTCATCCCGCTGGCGGTGTTCTTCGCGTTCCAGCGGCAGTTCGTGTCCGGCGTGATGGCGGGTGCGGTGAAGTAG
- a CDS encoding carbohydrate ABC transporter permease: MKTAAVGGADKGAAPPANKTTDRTDRRRGRVGGTRLSVAVLFLLPALVLLGALVVYPIGYSLVRSFLGQSGTSFVWFDNYKELFTDDGILTAIKNTAIWVAVAPLVATALGLVFAVLTERVRWGTAFKLIVFMPMAISMLAAGIIFRLVYEQDPELGAANAVWVGVHDTFAKSSAFPKAHPGQQSPLRPAGGGAFISKDPVHTGQRVALPLVGVAPESMPGDAAHAKAAPAAPGKITGTTWQDFTRGKGVGTRGGVDAAELGYPGMTIEAVKGGKVVESVKAADDGTFTLSAKADGARLRLPASNFREPYNGLEWLGPALATPAIIGSYVWMWAGFAMVLIAAGLAGMPRELLEAARVDGANEWQVFRRVTVPLLAPVLAVVLVTLMINVLKIFDLVFIIAPGSSQDDANVLALQLYRSAFADDRPGVASAIAILLLLLVVPVMLFNIRRLRREVRR; the protein is encoded by the coding sequence ATGAAGACGGCTGCCGTGGGAGGCGCCGACAAGGGCGCGGCGCCTCCCGCGAACAAGACAACGGACAGGACGGACAGGAGACGAGGGCGTGTCGGGGGCACCCGGCTGTCGGTGGCGGTGCTCTTCCTGCTGCCGGCGCTGGTGCTGCTGGGCGCGCTCGTGGTCTACCCGATCGGATACTCGCTGGTCCGCAGTTTCCTGGGCCAGTCGGGGACGTCGTTCGTGTGGTTCGACAACTACAAGGAGCTGTTCACCGACGACGGCATCCTCACCGCGATCAAGAACACCGCGATCTGGGTGGCGGTGGCGCCCCTGGTGGCGACCGCGCTCGGGCTGGTCTTCGCGGTGCTGACGGAACGGGTGCGCTGGGGCACGGCGTTCAAGCTGATCGTCTTCATGCCCATGGCGATCTCGATGCTGGCCGCGGGGATCATCTTCCGGCTGGTGTACGAGCAGGACCCGGAGCTGGGTGCCGCCAACGCGGTGTGGGTGGGCGTGCACGACACGTTCGCCAAGTCGTCGGCGTTCCCGAAGGCGCACCCGGGGCAGCAGTCGCCGCTGCGGCCCGCGGGCGGCGGCGCGTTCATCAGCAAGGACCCGGTGCACACCGGGCAGCGGGTGGCGCTGCCGCTGGTCGGCGTGGCTCCCGAGAGCATGCCCGGCGACGCGGCGCACGCCAAGGCGGCCCCGGCGGCACCCGGCAAGATCACCGGGACGACCTGGCAGGACTTCACCCGCGGCAAGGGCGTGGGCACGCGGGGCGGCGTGGACGCGGCCGAGCTGGGCTACCCCGGGATGACGATCGAGGCGGTCAAGGGCGGCAAGGTCGTGGAGTCCGTGAAGGCGGCGGACGACGGGACGTTCACACTGTCGGCGAAGGCGGACGGGGCGCGACTCAGGCTGCCCGCGTCGAACTTCCGCGAGCCGTACAACGGCCTCGAATGGCTCGGCCCGGCGCTCGCGACGCCCGCGATCATCGGGTCGTACGTGTGGATGTGGGCCGGTTTCGCGATGGTGCTGATCGCGGCGGGCCTCGCCGGGATGCCCAGGGAGCTGCTGGAGGCCGCGCGGGTCGACGGCGCGAACGAGTGGCAGGTCTTCCGGCGGGTGACGGTGCCGCTGCTGGCGCCGGTGCTCGCGGTGGTGCTGGTCACGTTGATGATCAACGTCCTGAAGATCTTCGACCTGGTCTTCATCATCGCGCCCGGCTCGTCCCAGGACGACGCGAACGTGCTCGCCCTCCAGCTCTACCGCTCGGCCTTCGCGGACGACCGTCCGGGCGTCGCCAGCGCCATCGCGATCCTCCTGCTGTTGCTGGTGGTGCCGGTGATGCTGTTCAACATTCGCAGGCTCAGGCGGGAGGTGCGGCGGTGA
- a CDS encoding ABC transporter substrate-binding protein yields the protein MRRTLRQSGNVAERVSRGGRGARGAAAVVVGALVLTLGACGGGDGGGDSGKDDGGGGAAKTANTVKLPKLNGTSLEVSAVWSGVEAANFKKVLSEFEKRTGATVKYVPAQDPIINFLGSKIAGGSPPDVAMLPQVGAIQQAVEKKWAKPLGPEAVAELKKNYSPGWQDIGKVGGKQYGVYFKAANKSLVWYNTKVFENAGAKEPKTWKDLLATAQTIYDSGVTPMSIGAADGWVLTDWFENIYLSQAGPEKYDQLAQHKIKWTDPSVKQALTTLAQMWSKQDYIAGGANGALQTEFPKSVEQTFQGGDQPKAGMVFEADFAGANVQEAKAKIGTDAKIFPFPAVGRQAPVVSGGDAAVVLKDSKGAQALATFLASPDAATIWAQAGGFLSPDKSVDLAAYPNEEQRSMAKALIDAGDDFRYDMSDQAPQSFGGTPGKGEWKDLQDFLKNPKDVAGTQAKLEADAAKAFGD from the coding sequence ATGCGCAGGACTCTTCGTCAGTCGGGCAACGTGGCCGAGCGGGTGTCCAGAGGCGGTAGAGGCGCCCGGGGGGCGGCCGCCGTGGTCGTGGGGGCGCTCGTGCTCACCCTTGGCGCCTGCGGGGGCGGCGACGGGGGTGGGGACTCCGGCAAGGACGACGGCGGTGGTGGCGCCGCCAAGACGGCGAACACCGTCAAGCTGCCCAAGCTGAACGGCACGAGCCTGGAGGTCTCGGCCGTGTGGTCGGGGGTGGAGGCCGCGAACTTCAAGAAGGTGCTCTCCGAGTTCGAGAAGCGCACCGGCGCCACCGTGAAGTACGTGCCGGCCCAGGACCCCATCATCAACTTCCTCGGATCGAAGATCGCGGGTGGTTCGCCGCCGGACGTGGCGATGCTGCCGCAGGTCGGCGCGATCCAGCAGGCCGTGGAGAAGAAGTGGGCGAAGCCGCTCGGTCCCGAGGCCGTGGCCGAGCTCAAGAAGAACTACTCGCCCGGCTGGCAGGACATCGGCAAGGTCGGGGGCAAGCAGTACGGCGTGTACTTCAAGGCCGCCAACAAGTCCCTCGTCTGGTACAACACCAAGGTCTTCGAGAACGCCGGCGCCAAGGAGCCGAAGACCTGGAAGGACCTGCTGGCCACCGCGCAGACCATCTACGACTCGGGCGTCACGCCGATGTCGATCGGCGCCGCGGACGGCTGGGTGCTCACCGACTGGTTCGAGAACATCTACCTCTCGCAGGCCGGCCCCGAGAAGTACGACCAGCTCGCGCAGCACAAGATCAAGTGGACGGACCCGTCCGTCAAGCAGGCCCTGACCACGCTCGCGCAGATGTGGAGCAAGCAGGACTACATCGCGGGCGGTGCCAACGGCGCGTTGCAGACGGAGTTCCCGAAGTCGGTCGAGCAGACCTTCCAGGGCGGCGACCAGCCGAAGGCGGGCATGGTCTTCGAGGCGGACTTCGCCGGCGCCAACGTCCAGGAGGCCAAGGCGAAGATCGGCACGGACGCGAAGATCTTCCCGTTCCCCGCGGTCGGCCGGCAGGCCCCCGTGGTCAGCGGCGGTGACGCGGCCGTGGTGCTGAAGGACTCCAAGGGCGCCCAGGCGCTCGCGACGTTCCTCGCCTCGCCGGACGCGGCGACCATCTGGGCCCAGGCGGGCGGCTTCCTCTCGCCGGACAAGAGCGTGGACCTGGCGGCGTACCCGAACGAGGAGCAGCGCTCGATGGCGAAGGCGCTGATCGACGCCGGTGACGACTTCCGCTACGACATGTCCGACCAGGCGCCCCAGTCGTTCGGCGGCACGCCCGGCAAGGGCGAGTGGAAGGACCTCCAGGACTTCCTGAAGAACCCGAAGGACGTCGCGGGCACGCAGGCCAAGCTGGAGGCCGACGCCGCCAAGGCATTCGGGGACTGA
- a CDS encoding FHA domain-containing protein: MQIRLTVLGPLRDSPAGAPAASDVLVTAPAGTALGAVASSLAAAVGADRSEDPVVLYAGEERLDPRRCTLGEPPLLDGTVLAVGAPADGTAAGHGAAGAVAQLHVVAGPDAGGVHFLHGGQIRLGRSAEADVPLDDPDVSRLHCAVTVTPGGDVTLADLGSTNGTTIDGAPVSGHPVRFPPGALLRLGESALRLSSATAAPAPALPTAPDGEGHVRVRTDAGPLDGRPGGAPEGGGHGAAGSGAGSGSGAGARSGGSAAYGSSHGGSADGGGRAREGAAGASGGVAGVAGGGFGAGGGGGSRGDFGDGFQGDSGDGFNGGGRSAGGVLAGGAGHRYGGPGGSAGYAGGARGADGAFGGGSGGGAYGGSGGESGRGSGGGPAEGTHHGYGSAGWGAAGGPAGAGGAGRGSAYGHERGHGGEGGRGPGGTGQGRRGPAEPTGQAAGGWAGAPGAAGGSAGQWGQARSGDGAAPQGSGGSRGLVGGGGRRDDGWGADSWADTRERDAPHTAGWPGEGTGGAYEEAGAPGGPHDPGATGEGPGAPGRGPGPAYDTEAADQGAGGTRRRGGLSAWARRLAGGRTGEAYGEQGAAGAETSGSGLRHGYGTYGGLPAGAPGTAAPAGGADADAHAPAVQGADETWPDPAALLLTALGPGARLWERGPRHPDALTVRLGTADRPARGGGVLPAVPVTTGLREVGSLGLAGPRRRLSGLVRSVLAQLAGMHSPDTLEIVLISTDRRRSTEERIAEWAWLGWLPHLRPGRGQECRLLVAYDRDQAAARADELLRRLAEHEDHLAPPAADGTGPGFPEAAGSPVSAASAAGARQPGGTGGHGFGAGPGGPGPGDLTGGHGDLHGDLTGGPGGLGHGGAHPAAVRPGPAPVAHVPAARGMDDAVPAPGAQYAAHPHTASASAPQPAPEHASGPYTVVVVDGDPGTPEVREAVIRMVEAGAGAGVHVLCLAETGAVSAATPVAAAYEAACEAAPAFRSCGAVALLSGDVATELRLLRAVRGRLAGRGVVAALDAVSGPWAERFARALAPLRPEGGPGGTQARASAPLPQAARLLDELGLARATPASLLARWAAAAEDRQAAGGRATAVLGAGPRGPLAVDLVAEGPHLLVEGPAGSGRTELLRAVAASLAAAERPDRLGLVLIDGCDDLCAAGAGPGSGPLRGPRPGAGEGLRICLDLPHAVSHLAVHDPVRMREFAQSLTAELKRRAELLGRLDFAEWHSRGLAPGRVPARGARESAGARVSEEGASSARAQEAGSSGRLAQHGVAAARVLREDAAVAGGEQGPGAEGRAVEVEAPSATLHLRTGAVRPGPAPGPGVLPLPGSELPRLVVLVDDLDALLAPPLGSPGRPAAGSVVRALDAVVREGARLGVHLVAAGLPGGRMAESEPGRAATLRVALQPASGGADDPVPGRGVLRGPAGRNTAFQGGRVTGRIPRTGTLRPTVVPLEWERMGDPPARRSVRELGNGPTDLALLASALERAARADGRGGV; this comes from the coding sequence ATGCAGATCCGGCTGACCGTCCTCGGGCCGCTCCGCGACTCCCCCGCGGGCGCCCCGGCAGCGAGCGACGTGCTGGTCACCGCGCCGGCCGGCACCGCCCTGGGCGCGGTCGCCTCCAGCCTCGCCGCGGCCGTCGGCGCGGACCGCTCCGAGGACCCGGTCGTGCTCTACGCGGGCGAGGAGCGCCTCGACCCCCGCCGCTGCACCCTGGGCGAACCCCCGCTGCTGGACGGCACGGTGCTCGCCGTCGGCGCCCCCGCGGACGGCACGGCAGCGGGGCACGGCGCCGCCGGGGCCGTCGCCCAGCTCCACGTGGTCGCGGGACCCGACGCCGGCGGCGTCCACTTCCTGCACGGCGGCCAGATCCGCCTCGGCCGCTCCGCCGAAGCCGACGTCCCCCTCGACGACCCGGACGTCTCCCGGCTGCACTGCGCGGTGACGGTCACCCCCGGCGGCGACGTCACCCTCGCGGACCTTGGCTCCACGAACGGCACGACGATCGACGGCGCCCCCGTCTCCGGCCACCCCGTCCGCTTCCCGCCCGGCGCCCTGCTGCGCCTCGGCGAGTCCGCCCTGCGCCTGTCCTCCGCCACGGCCGCGCCCGCGCCCGCGCTGCCGACGGCGCCGGACGGCGAGGGGCACGTGCGCGTGCGGACGGATGCCGGGCCTCTGGACGGCCGGCCCGGGGGCGCTCCGGAGGGCGGCGGGCACGGGGCGGCGGGGTCCGGTGCCGGGTCGGGATCCGGTGCCGGGGCGCGGTCCGGGGGCTCCGCGGCTTACGGAAGCTCTCACGGAGGCTCTGCGGACGGGGGCGGGCGGGCCCGGGAGGGTGCCGCAGGTGCCTCCGGCGGGGTCGCGGGGGTCGCCGGCGGTGGGTTCGGTGCAGGCGGGGGCGGGGGGTCCCGCGGGGACTTCGGCGACGGCTTCCAGGGGGACTCGGGCGACGGTTTCAACGGGGGTGGGCGTTCCGCGGGCGGGGTCCTGGCCGGCGGCGCGGGGCACCGGTACGGCGGTCCGGGCGGGAGCGCGGGGTATGCCGGCGGGGCTCGCGGTGCGGACGGCGCGTTCGGGGGCGGATCCGGTGGGGGCGCGTACGGCGGATCGGGCGGCGAGTCCGGTCGGGGCTCGGGCGGCGGCCCCGCGGAGGGCACGCATCACGGCTACGGCTCGGCCGGCTGGGGCGCGGCGGGCGGCCCGGCGGGCGCGGGCGGGGCGGGCCGCGGCTCGGCGTACGGCCACGAGCGCGGCCACGGCGGCGAAGGCGGCCGGGGGCCCGGCGGGACCGGGCAGGGCAGGCGCGGGCCTGCGGAGCCGACGGGACAGGCCGCGGGCGGCTGGGCGGGCGCTCCCGGGGCGGCAGGCGGCTCAGCGGGGCAGTGGGGCCAGGCGCGCTCGGGAGATGGGGCGGCCCCGCAGGGCTCGGGCGGCTCCCGGGGCCTGGTCGGGGGCGGCGGGCGCCGCGACGACGGCTGGGGCGCGGACTCGTGGGCGGACACCCGCGAGAGGGACGCCCCGCACACGGCCGGATGGCCCGGAGAAGGCACCGGCGGCGCCTACGAGGAAGCAGGAGCGCCCGGGGGACCGCACGACCCCGGCGCCACCGGCGAAGGCCCCGGCGCACCCGGCCGGGGGCCGGGCCCGGCGTACGACACGGAAGCGGCAGATCAGGGCGCGGGCGGCACCCGCAGGCGCGGTGGCCTCTCCGCCTGGGCCCGGCGGCTCGCGGGCGGCAGGACGGGCGAGGCGTACGGGGAGCAGGGGGCCGCGGGAGCGGAGACGTCCGGGTCGGGGCTCCGGCACGGCTACGGCACCTACGGCGGACTGCCCGCGGGAGCGCCGGGCACGGCGGCACCGGCAGGCGGCGCGGACGCGGACGCCCACGCCCCCGCCGTCCAGGGGGCTGACGAGACCTGGCCCGACCCGGCGGCGCTGCTGCTCACGGCCCTGGGCCCGGGAGCGCGGCTCTGGGAGCGCGGGCCCCGGCACCCCGACGCGCTCACGGTGCGCCTCGGCACCGCCGACCGGCCCGCGCGGGGCGGCGGCGTGCTGCCCGCGGTGCCCGTCACCACAGGGCTGCGCGAGGTCGGCTCGCTGGGCCTCGCCGGGCCGCGCCGGCGGCTGTCGGGGCTGGTCAGGTCGGTGCTCGCGCAGCTCGCCGGGATGCACTCCCCGGACACCCTGGAGATCGTCCTCATCAGCACGGACCGCAGGCGCTCGACCGAGGAGCGGATCGCGGAGTGGGCGTGGCTCGGCTGGCTGCCCCACCTGCGCCCGGGCCGCGGCCAGGAATGCCGCCTGCTGGTCGCCTACGACCGCGACCAGGCCGCCGCGCGCGCGGACGAACTCCTGCGCCGTCTGGCGGAACACGAGGACCACCTCGCCCCGCCCGCCGCGGACGGCACGGGCCCCGGCTTTCCGGAGGCCGCCGGCTCCCCGGTGAGTGCGGCATCCGCCGCGGGCGCGCGGCAGCCCGGCGGCACCGGCGGCCACGGCTTCGGCGCGGGACCCGGCGGGCCCGGCCCGGGGGACCTGACCGGCGGCCACGGAGACCTCCACGGCGACCTGACCGGCGGTCCCGGCGGCCTCGGGCACGGTGGCGCCCACCCGGCCGCGGTCCGTCCCGGCCCGGCGCCGGTGGCCCATGTCCCCGCCGCCCGCGGCATGGACGACGCCGTACCGGCGCCCGGGGCGCAGTACGCGGCACACCCTCACACGGCTTCAGCGTCCGCCCCCCAGCCCGCGCCTGAGCACGCGTCCGGCCCGTACACCGTCGTCGTGGTGGACGGCGACCCCGGCACCCCCGAGGTGCGGGAGGCCGTGATCCGGATGGTGGAGGCCGGAGCCGGCGCCGGTGTCCACGTGCTCTGCCTGGCCGAGACGGGTGCCGTGTCCGCCGCGACCCCGGTCGCCGCGGCGTACGAGGCGGCCTGCGAGGCGGCGCCCGCGTTCCGCTCGTGCGGGGCGGTGGCGCTGCTCAGCGGTGACGTGGCCACGGAACTGCGGCTGCTGCGCGCGGTGCGGGGCAGGCTCGCGGGGCGCGGGGTCGTGGCCGCGCTGGACGCGGTGTCGGGCCCCTGGGCCGAGCGGTTCGCGAGGGCGCTCGCACCGCTGCGCCCGGAGGGCGGGCCAGGCGGTACGCAGGCGCGCGCGTCGGCGCCGCTCCCACAGGCGGCCCGGCTCCTGGACGAACTGGGGCTGGCCCGCGCCACCCCCGCCTCGCTGCTGGCACGGTGGGCGGCGGCGGCCGAGGACCGGCAGGCGGCCGGCGGCCGTGCCACCGCCGTACTCGGTGCTGGACCGCGCGGCCCGCTGGCCGTGGACCTGGTGGCCGAGGGCCCCCATCTGCTGGTCGAGGGGCCGGCGGGCAGCGGCAGGACGGAGCTACTGCGTGCGGTCGCCGCCTCGCTGGCCGCGGCGGAGCGGCCCGACCGGCTGGGCCTCGTCCTCATCGACGGCTGCGACGACCTGTGCGCCGCCGGTGCCGGACCCGGTTCGGGCCCGCTGCGCGGCCCGCGCCCCGGCGCCGGTGAGGGTTTGCGGATATGCCTGGACCTCCCGCACGCCGTCTCGCATCTCGCGGTCCACGACCCCGTGCGGATGCGGGAGTTCGCCCAGTCGCTGACCGCGGAGCTGAAGCGCCGCGCCGAGCTGCTGGGGCGGCTGGACTTCGCGGAGTGGCACTCCCGGGGCCTGGCCCCGGGGCGCGTGCCCGCCCGGGGCGCCCGGGAGAGTGCCGGCGCACGGGTCTCCGAGGAAGGCGCGTCCTCGGCTCGGGCGCAGGAGGCCGGCTCCTCGGGCCGGTTGGCGCAGCACGGTGTGGCGGCGGCGCGGGTCCTCCGCGAGGACGCCGCCGTGGCCGGCGGTGAGCAGGGCCCGGGGGCGGAAGGGCGTGCCGTGGAGGTGGAGGCGCCGAGCGCGACGCTGCACCTGCGCACGGGTGCGGTGCGGCCCGGGCCGGCACCGGGTCCGGGAGTGCTGCCGTTGCCGGGCTCCGAGCTGCCCAGGCTGGTCGTCCTCGTCGACGACCTGGACGCACTACTGGCACCGCCACTCGGTTCGCCGGGCCGGCCCGCGGCGGGTTCGGTGGTCCGAGCACTGGACGCCGTGGTCCGCGAGGGGGCGCGGCTCGGCGTGCACCTGGTCGCGGCCGGGCTGCCCGGCGGCCGGATGGCCGAGTCGGAGCCGGGGCGGGCTGCGACGCTCAGGGTGGCGTTGCAGCCGGCCTCCGGCGGCGCGGACGACCCCGTACCGGGCCGCGGCGTGCTGCGCGGCCCGGCCGGTCGGAACACCGCGTTCCAGGGCGGCCGGGTCACGGGCCGCATCCCCCGCACGGGGACGCTGCGGCCGACCGTGGTGCCCCTGGAGTGGGAGCGGATGGGCGATCCGCCGGCCCGCCGCAGCGTTCGGGAACTGGGGAACGGGCCTACGGATCTGGCGTTGCTGGCGAGTGCCCTTGAGCGGGCTGCACGGGCCGATGGGCGGGGTGGGGTCTGA